A single window of Arcobacter venerupis DNA harbors:
- a CDS encoding NADH-quinone oxidoreductase subunit M yields MENILSMLIFFPAAAAVVGFLIDKDSMRQFGVVVTVVEFVLSLLLWYYFDTSISDMQFVQSLPLISSYGINYLVGVDGISLFLIIMITFMTMIALIGLTEKKNVKNLIITMLFLEMTMVGVFVSLDLILFYVFWELTLIPMFYVIGFWGAEKRFYAAIKFFLYTFTGSLIMLIGILYFGYIFHETTGVWSFSVLEWNSIDLPFDLQLWLFIAFFMAFAVKVPMFPFHTWLPLAHGQAPTIGSIMLAAVLLKMETYGFIRFSLPLFPDASVYFAGFMATLGLIAIIYTAMIAYAQEDMKQMIAYSSISHMGVITLGVFALNVEGISGAVYLMIGHGVVSGALFMSVGVLYDRRKTKMIKEFGGLAHNMPMFALVYAVVLMASIGLPLTVGFIGEFLSLLGFFKYSPILTFIGALTIVLSAVYMLSMYKRTFFGRLRKPENKILKDIHGRELVALTSLVVLIIALGIYPKVILDPLNTSVTQLTKVMEVKAVNDSTKEKLSLLNSTGEVK; encoded by the coding sequence ATGGAAAATATTTTATCTATGTTGATATTCTTTCCTGCGGCAGCTGCGGTTGTTGGGTTTTTAATTGATAAAGATTCTATGAGACAATTCGGAGTTGTTGTAACTGTTGTTGAATTTGTATTATCACTTTTACTTTGGTATTACTTTGATACAAGTATTTCTGATATGCAATTTGTGCAAAGTTTACCCCTTATTAGTTCTTATGGAATTAATTATTTAGTAGGAGTAGATGGAATTTCATTATTTTTAATAATTATGATTACATTTATGACAATGATTGCTTTAATAGGATTAACAGAGAAAAAAAATGTAAAAAATCTAATTATTACAATGTTATTTTTAGAAATGACAATGGTTGGAGTTTTTGTTTCTTTAGATTTGATTTTATTTTATGTTTTCTGGGAGTTAACACTTATCCCAATGTTTTATGTTATTGGATTTTGGGGAGCAGAGAAAAGATTTTATGCAGCAATTAAATTCTTTTTATATACATTTACAGGTTCTCTAATAATGCTTATTGGGATTTTATATTTTGGGTATATTTTTCATGAAACAACAGGAGTTTGGAGTTTTAGTGTATTAGAATGGAATAGCATTGATCTTCCATTTGATTTACAATTATGGTTATTTATAGCATTCTTTATGGCTTTTGCTGTAAAAGTTCCAATGTTCCCTTTCCATACTTGGCTTCCTTTGGCTCATGGACAAGCACCAACAATTGGTTCAATTATGTTAGCAGCAGTTTTACTAAAAATGGAAACTTATGGATTTATAAGATTTTCACTTCCCTTGTTTCCAGATGCAAGTGTATATTTCGCAGGATTTATGGCAACTCTTGGATTAATTGCAATTATTTATACAGCGATGATTGCCTATGCCCAAGAAGATATGAAACAGATGATTGCTTATTCTTCAATTTCACATATGGGGGTTATTACTCTTGGAGTATTTGCTTTAAATGTTGAGGGAATTTCTGGTGCTGTTTATTTAATGATTGGACATGGTGTTGTATCAGGAGCACTATTTATGAGTGTTGGAGTTTTATACGATAGAAGAAAAACCAAGATGATAAAAGAGTTTGGTGGATTAGCACATAACATGCCAATGTTTGCTCTTGTTTATGCTGTTGTTTTAATGGCTTCAATTGGGTTGCCTTTAACAGTTGGTTTTATTGGTGAGTTCTTATCTCTTTTAGGATTCTTTAAATATTCACCAATTCTTACATTTATTGGAGCTTTAACAATTGTTTTAAGTGCTGTTTATATGTTATCTATGTATAAAAGAACATTTTTTGGAAGATTAAGAAAACCAGAGAATAAAATTTTAAAAGATATTCATGGAAGAGAATTAGTGGCACTTACTTCTTTAGTAGTTTTAATTATAGCTTTAGGAATCTATCCAAAAGTTATATTAGATCCATTAAATACATCAGTTACTCAACTTACGAAAGTAATGGAAGTAAAGGCTGTTAATGATAGTACAAAAGAAAAATTGAGTCTTTTAAACTCTACAGGGGAGGTTAAATAA
- the nuoL gene encoding NADH-quinone oxidoreductase subunit L, which translates to MEKYIYIALFAPLVGSLVAALFSMQVKTAFTGWFTSFMLAVSMYASLYLLYFVYTTDTTLHVNLFDWIVIGNLDIPFGFVVDQVSVVMMSVVTVVSTMVHIHSIGYMEHDSGFNRYFSYLSAFVFSMLVLVMSDNFAVLFIGWEGVGVCSWLLIGFWYHKESATWAANEAFIMNRIGDLGLLLGMFVIYWNIGSLQYDIVFSKVSTLENSTLVWIGALLFLGAMGKSAQFPLHTWLADAMEGPTPVSALIHAATMVTAGVYLVVRSNELYTLIPEVGYAIAALGAFVAIFAASMALVNNDMKRIIAYSTLSQLGYMFVAAGLGAYWVALFHLAAHAFFKSVLFLGAGNVMHAMDDELDIRKMGGLHNKMKATSIIMTIASLALAGIFPLAGFFSKDKILEVAFNSNAIVLWAILWITAGLTAFYSFRLVMKIFFGEQNYSNEEHHPHEAKNFVIAAMIPLAILAVIAGWFEHSFVEFVTKVLPTWDANIDYSVAWILILITSIIAIGGILLAVFKYKNGGFSKSWEETSIYKLLSNQYFIPQFYKNFISIPYYKFSVWAWKTIEIKLIDGSIDGLAHFVNKLGVKVRPIQSGNLSSSLRLMVLGLITGLIFALVLSVL; encoded by the coding sequence ATGGAGAAATATATATACATTGCACTTTTTGCCCCACTTGTAGGTTCTTTAGTAGCAGCTCTTTTTTCTATGCAAGTAAAAACAGCTTTTACAGGATGGTTCACATCTTTTATGTTGGCTGTTTCTATGTATGCATCTTTATATCTATTATATTTTGTTTATACAACAGATACAACTTTACATGTGAATTTATTTGATTGGATTGTAATTGGAAATTTAGATATTCCTTTTGGTTTTGTAGTTGATCAAGTAAGTGTTGTAATGATGAGTGTGGTTACTGTTGTTTCTACAATGGTTCATATTCACTCAATTGGCTATATGGAACACGATAGTGGATTTAATAGATATTTCTCTTATCTTTCAGCTTTTGTATTTTCGATGTTAGTTTTAGTAATGAGTGATAACTTTGCCGTTTTATTTATAGGATGGGAAGGTGTTGGAGTTTGTTCTTGGTTGTTAATTGGTTTTTGGTATCACAAAGAATCAGCAACTTGGGCTGCAAATGAAGCTTTTATTATGAATAGAATTGGAGATTTAGGACTACTTCTTGGTATGTTTGTAATTTATTGGAACATTGGAAGTTTACAATATGATATTGTATTTTCAAAAGTTTCAACTTTAGAAAATAGCACTTTAGTTTGGATTGGTGCTTTATTGTTTTTAGGAGCAATGGGAAAATCAGCACAATTTCCTCTTCATACATGGCTAGCAGATGCAATGGAAGGACCAACTCCTGTTTCTGCATTAATTCACGCAGCTACAATGGTAACAGCTGGGGTTTATTTAGTTGTACGATCTAATGAACTTTATACTTTAATTCCAGAAGTTGGATATGCAATAGCTGCTCTTGGAGCTTTTGTGGCAATTTTTGCAGCTTCTATGGCACTTGTTAATAATGATATGAAAAGAATTATTGCTTATTCTACCCTATCACAACTTGGATATATGTTCGTAGCAGCTGGTCTGGGAGCTTATTGGGTTGCACTTTTCCATTTAGCTGCTCACGCATTTTTTAAATCAGTATTATTTTTGGGTGCAGGAAATGTTATGCATGCAATGGATGATGAATTAGATATTAGAAAAATGGGTGGACTTCATAATAAAATGAAAGCAACTTCAATTATTATGACTATCGCTTCTTTAGCCCTTGCTGGAATCTTTCCCCTTGCTGGATTCTTTTCAAAAGATAAAATTCTAGAAGTTGCATTTAACTCAAATGCAATTGTTTTATGGGCGATATTATGGATAACTGCGGGTTTAACAGCGTTTTATTCATTTAGACTTGTAATGAAAATTTTCTTTGGAGAACAAAATTATTCAAATGAAGAGCATCATCCACACGAAGCTAAAAACTTTGTAATAGCTGCAATGATTCCCCTTGCTATTTTAGCTGTAATTGCTGGTTGGTTTGAACACTCATTTGTAGAGTTTGTTACAAAAGTCCTTCCAACTTGGGATGCAAATATTGATTATTCTGTTGCTTGGATTTTAATTCTTATAACAAGTATTATTGCTATTGGTGGTATTTTGCTTGCTGTATTCAAATACAAGAATGGTGGATTTAGTAAATCTTGGGAAGAAACTTCAATTTATAAATTGTTAAGTAATCAATATTTTATTCCACAATTTTATAAAAATTTTATTTCAATTCCTTATTATAAGTTTTCAGTTTGGGCATGGAAAACAATAGAAATAAAATTAATTGATGGATCAATTGATGGTTTAGCTCATTTTGTTAATAAACTAGGAGTGAAAGTAAGACCAATTCAATCTGGCAATTTATCATCATCTTTAAGACTAATGGTTTTAGGATTAATCACAGGATTAATCTTTGCCTTAGTTTTATCAGTACTTTAA
- the nuoK gene encoding NADH-quinone oxidoreductase subunit NuoK has product MTLNAYLILSTILFCIGLVGVIRRKNVLMLFFSTEIMLNAVNVGFAAVSKFHGDLTGQMFAFFIIAVAASEVAVGLGLLILWYKRTGSINLDDIAGMKG; this is encoded by the coding sequence ATGACTCTTAATGCCTATTTAATACTTTCGACAATTTTATTTTGTATTGGTTTAGTTGGCGTAATTAGAAGAAAAAATGTCTTGATGTTATTTTTCTCAACAGAAATTATGCTAAATGCAGTAAATGTAGGTTTTGCTGCTGTTTCAAAATTTCATGGAGATTTAACAGGACAAATGTTTGCATTTTTTATAATAGCAGTAGCAGCTAGTGAAGTAGCAGTTGGTCTTGGTTTATTGATTTTATGGTACAAAAGAACAGGTTCTATTAACTTAGATGATATTGCAGGGATGAAAGGGTAA
- a CDS encoding NADH-quinone oxidoreductase subunit J — MFEVIAFIIFSVLTISMFSITVLTNNALYALSSLAAGMIFISAFFFLLNADFLGAVQIVVYTGAIMSLYAFGMMFFDSLSEVKEKIKNPRLVFLLSGLLAVVIVVVLLAPVIGQNIEANYPIHPEYGNSADVGIVLFTKYLLAFELAAIMLLVAMVGGLVLAGKKMNESYSEMTEDEIDEKIRLDEASAKDNK; from the coding sequence ATGTTTGAAGTTATAGCTTTTATAATATTTTCAGTATTAACTATTAGTATGTTTAGTATTACAGTTTTAACAAATAATGCTTTATATGCATTAAGTTCACTTGCTGCTGGAATGATTTTTATCTCAGCATTTTTCTTTTTATTAAATGCAGATTTCCTTGGAGCCGTTCAAATTGTGGTTTACACAGGTGCAATTATGTCTTTATATGCTTTTGGAATGATGTTTTTTGACTCATTATCAGAAGTAAAAGAAAAAATCAAAAATCCAAGATTAGTATTTTTACTTTCAGGTTTATTAGCAGTTGTAATTGTGGTTGTATTATTAGCACCAGTTATTGGACAAAATATAGAAGCAAATTATCCTATACATCCAGAGTATGGAAATTCAGCAGATGTGGGAATTGTACTGTTTACTAAATATCTTTTGGCTTTTGAACTAGCAGCCATCATGCTTCTTGTTGCAATGGTTGGTGGGCTTGTACTTGCAGGTAAAAAAATGAATGAATCATATTCAGAAATGACAGAAGATGAAATAGATGAAAAAATCAGACTTGATGAAGCATCTGCAAAGGATAATAAATGA
- the nuoI gene encoding NADH-quinone oxidoreductase subunit NuoI, which yields MELKDFKNRNVSDGYVTVQEDNYPKTSWDMFKQVLSRSVKGELFAGMKITFGIMYRALFKGEMATVQYPKEKLPIGPRYRAVHKLLRLLESGEERCIGCGLCEKICISNCIRMETKIDENSRKAITEYTINMGRCIFCGYCAEVCPELAIVHGGRYENSSEQRAHFSLKEDILTSANGLGAQLEFDGYGSVSPDADKKIKKTPLSY from the coding sequence ATGGAACTAAAAGATTTTAAAAATAGAAATGTATCAGATGGATATGTAACAGTTCAAGAAGATAATTATCCTAAAACTTCTTGGGATATGTTCAAACAAGTATTATCAAGATCAGTAAAAGGTGAACTTTTTGCTGGTATGAAAATCACTTTTGGAATAATGTATAGAGCATTATTTAAAGGTGAAATGGCAACGGTTCAATACCCAAAAGAAAAATTACCAATAGGTCCAAGATATAGAGCAGTACATAAACTTCTAAGACTTTTAGAGTCAGGTGAAGAGAGATGTATTGGTTGTGGACTTTGTGAAAAAATTTGTATATCAAACTGTATTAGAATGGAAACTAAAATTGATGAAAATTCAAGAAAAGCAATTACAGAATATACAATTAATATGGGAAGATGTATTTTCTGTGGATATTGTGCTGAAGTTTGTCCAGAACTTGCAATCGTTCATGGTGGAAGATATGAAAATTCAAGTGAACAAAGAGCACATTTCTCACTTAAAGAAGATATTTTAACATCTGCAAATGGTTTAGGTGCACAACTTGAATTTGATGGATATGGTTCGGTGTCACCAGATGCAGATAAAAAAATTAAAAAAACACCATTATCATACTAA
- the nuoH gene encoding NADH-quinone oxidoreductase subunit NuoH, which yields METSIILETVIKVIVVLAVFSALAGFTTYIERKVLAFMQRRLGPTNVGPYGLLQIAADGIKLFTKEDFIPANACKPIFMVAPLITAATAFIAMSAVPFFPEFEMFGYTVRPIISDINVGVLFVMSVGAVGLYGPLLGGMSSANKWALLGGARTAIQLLSYEVVSGLSLLSPLMMVGSLSLIDINNYQSGGVSDWIIWSQPLAFILFTIAGFAETNRTPFDLLEHEAELVAGYATEYSGMRWGMFFIGEYANLFTISFLITLIFLGGFNDLWFIPGGLAIVLKVMALIFVFLWTRASWPHIRPDQLMWLCWKILMPLSVLNILVTGFVMMF from the coding sequence ATGGAAACAAGTATCATATTAGAAACAGTAATCAAAGTAATAGTTGTTCTTGCAGTTTTCTCAGCACTTGCTGGATTTACAACTTATATTGAAAGAAAAGTTTTAGCATTTATGCAAAGAAGATTGGGGCCTACAAATGTTGGGCCTTATGGATTATTACAAATTGCAGCGGATGGAATTAAACTATTTACAAAAGAAGATTTTATTCCTGCAAATGCATGTAAACCTATTTTTATGGTAGCACCTTTAATAACTGCTGCAACTGCATTTATTGCAATGAGTGCAGTTCCATTTTTTCCAGAATTTGAAATGTTTGGATATACAGTTAGACCAATTATTTCAGATATTAATGTTGGTGTTTTATTTGTAATGTCTGTGGGTGCTGTTGGACTTTATGGCCCATTACTTGGTGGTATGAGTTCTGCAAACAAATGGGCATTACTAGGAGGTGCAAGAACTGCAATCCAACTTTTATCTTATGAAGTTGTATCAGGACTTTCACTTTTATCTCCACTTATGATGGTTGGAAGTTTATCTTTAATTGATATTAATAACTATCAATCAGGAGGAGTTAGTGATTGGATTATTTGGTCTCAACCATTAGCATTTATTTTATTCACAATTGCTGGATTTGCAGAGACAAATAGAACTCCATTTGACTTACTTGAACATGAAGCTGAATTAGTTGCTGGTTATGCAACAGAGTATTCAGGTATGAGATGGGGGATGTTTTTTATTGGAGAATATGCTAATCTTTTTACAATTTCATTTTTAATTACACTAATCTTCTTGGGTGGATTTAATGACTTATGGTTTATCCCAGGTGGATTAGCAATTGTATTAAAAGTTATGGCTTTGATTTTTGTTTTCTTATGGACAAGAGCTTCTTGGCCTCATATTAGACCTGATCAATTGATGTGGTTATGTTGGAAGATATTAATGCCACTATCAGTACTAAATATTTTAGTTACTGGTTTTGTAATGATGTTTTAG
- a CDS encoding NADH-quinone oxidoreductase subunit G — translation MSEMITLTIDGKSVQAKEGESILNVARANDVFVPAVCYLTRCSPTLACRLCLVEADGKQVYGCNTKVKADMNITTVTENIEKERRAIMEVYDVNHPLQCGVCDQSGECELQNYSLYMKVDSQSYSIKDIHRPTQHWGVMNYDPALCIVCERCVTVCEDMVGSSALSTVKRDSDNIDKVFKDEMPKDAYAMWNKLNKSLIGYDADACTNCGECISACPVGALVSHDFQYTSNAWELKKIPAANPHSSDCAFLYYDVKHESIDKHATKKIYRVNSEPHFSTVNGAGRFAYDFENKVQSKDKDAFAKALEAFKKAKNIKFNSYITNEEALILQKIASKMGSNLVNEDARRYQEFLRNYSKTSGKSLYSSKLSDVHNSNFVISVGSYLKSDLPNARYAFNNSVSMNKGSGLYFHPIADPIMEKIGKKGKTTEFIYHDAMVEESILYFILYKFAKDLPAEVQEYINSFKEMKTKTVVEEVKETVVEIVVDEATGEEKEVKKVVTNKVSKEVEYEYTKLVEAFGKNEKFLDLVDEMLAKKDSFSLMVGEDLITHPNAENLAKLCGLVDKHTAFDVVIIPSQTNTLGVAQICMLSNEVEGFSVGYNIKADFELSALGDGDLDIPALNQQEGTFTNIDKKVIPTNAAIGFNGYTLNEIANELLNEDVEYTIEYTAKLPLEKGYKALAFDDLPNKFGNDQVEYRGYELTSNDTLTQDTTKQISVEKISLDADEILIYKANPINQFNEFTAISHEFKRNLQDGIFFSKAMFEKLELSEGDKVKVNANNQELVLNAFVDIQIEGNIPYVSTFMKNSPSNVLFNSYRFNKAKVVKA, via the coding sequence ATGAGCGAGATGATTACATTAACTATTGATGGTAAAAGTGTTCAAGCCAAAGAGGGTGAATCAATTTTAAATGTAGCAAGGGCAAATGATGTATTTGTTCCTGCTGTTTGTTATTTAACAAGATGTTCACCAACACTTGCCTGTAGATTGTGTTTAGTTGAAGCTGATGGAAAACAAGTATATGGCTGTAATACTAAAGTTAAAGCTGACATGAACATTACAACAGTTACCGAAAATATCGAAAAAGAACGACGAGCAATAATGGAAGTTTACGATGTAAACCATCCATTACAATGTGGAGTTTGTGACCAAAGTGGAGAGTGTGAATTACAAAATTACTCTTTGTATATGAAAGTTGATTCTCAATCTTATAGCATCAAAGACATTCACAGACCAACACAACATTGGGGAGTTATGAATTATGACCCAGCTTTATGTATTGTTTGTGAAAGATGTGTAACTGTATGTGAAGATATGGTTGGTTCAAGTGCGCTTAGTACTGTAAAAAGAGATTCTGATAACATTGATAAAGTATTTAAAGATGAGATGCCAAAAGATGCATATGCTATGTGGAATAAACTTAACAAATCACTTATTGGTTATGACGCTGATGCCTGTACCAACTGTGGAGAGTGTATTTCTGCCTGTCCAGTCGGAGCTTTAGTTTCACATGATTTTCAATATACTTCAAATGCTTGGGAACTTAAAAAAATACCAGCAGCTAATCCTCACTCAAGTGATTGCGCATTTTTATATTATGATGTAAAACACGAATCGATAGACAAACATGCAACTAAAAAAATTTATAGAGTAAACAGTGAACCACATTTTTCAACGGTAAATGGAGCTGGAAGATTTGCTTATGATTTTGAAAATAAAGTTCAATCAAAAGATAAAGATGCTTTTGCAAAAGCACTTGAAGCCTTTAAAAAAGCAAAAAATATCAAATTTAATTCATATATCACAAATGAAGAGGCTTTAATTTTACAAAAAATAGCTTCTAAAATGGGTTCAAATCTTGTAAATGAAGATGCAAGAAGATACCAAGAGTTTTTAAGAAATTACTCTAAAACTTCAGGAAAATCACTTTATTCATCAAAACTATCAGATGTTCATAATTCAAACTTTGTGATTTCTGTAGGTTCTTATTTAAAATCTGATTTACCAAATGCTAGATATGCCTTTAATAACTCAGTTTCAATGAATAAAGGAAGTGGTTTATATTTTCATCCAATAGCAGATCCAATTATGGAAAAAATTGGTAAAAAAGGTAAAACAACAGAGTTTATTTATCACGATGCAATGGTTGAAGAATCAATTTTATATTTTATTTTATATAAATTTGCAAAAGATTTACCAGCTGAAGTTCAAGAATATATTAATTCATTTAAAGAGATGAAAACAAAAACTGTTGTTGAAGAAGTTAAAGAAACAGTGGTTGAAATAGTTGTTGATGAAGCAACAGGTGAAGAGAAAGAAGTTAAAAAAGTTGTAACAAATAAAGTTTCAAAAGAAGTGGAGTATGAATATACAAAACTTGTTGAAGCATTTGGGAAAAATGAAAAATTCCTTGATTTAGTTGATGAAATGTTAGCTAAAAAAGATTCTTTCTCTTTAATGGTTGGAGAAGATTTAATCACTCATCCAAATGCTGAAAATCTTGCAAAACTTTGTGGTTTAGTTGATAAACACACAGCTTTTGATGTGGTAATTATTCCATCTCAAACAAATACTTTAGGTGTTGCACAAATCTGTATGCTTTCAAATGAAGTTGAAGGATTTAGTGTGGGTTACAACATTAAAGCAGATTTTGAATTGTCAGCTTTAGGTGATGGAGATTTAGATATTCCAGCACTTAATCAACAAGAGGGAACTTTTACAAATATTGATAAAAAAGTAATTCCTACAAATGCTGCAATAGGCTTTAATGGTTATACATTAAATGAAATTGCAAATGAACTTTTAAATGAAGATGTTGAATATACAATAGAATATACAGCAAAACTTCCTCTTGAAAAAGGTTACAAAGCTCTTGCATTTGACGATTTACCAAACAAATTTGGAAATGACCAAGTTGAATATAGAGGTTATGAATTAACTTCAAATGATACTTTAACTCAAGATACAACAAAACAGATAAGTGTTGAAAAAATATCACTAGATGCTGATGAAATTTTAATTTATAAAGCAAATCCAATTAATCAATTTAATGAATTTACAGCAATTAGCCATGAATTTAAAAGAAATTTACAAGATGGAATTTTCTTCTCAAAAGCTATGTTTGAAAAACTTGAATTATCTGAGGGTGATAAAGTAAAAGTAAATGCAAATAATCAAGAGTTAGTATTAAATGCTTTTGTTGATATTCAAATTGAGGGAAATATTCCTTATGTATCAACATTTATGAAAAATAGCCCATCAAATGTTTTATTTAACAGTTACAGATTTAATAAAGCAAAAGTAGTAAAGGCATAG
- a CDS encoding NADH-ubiquinone oxidoreductase subunit E family protein, protein MKRFDLRHLKNDFYTRMLELMDKQIAPEETAIIMFEIGDFSNIQKSADVIYEAGYTLMNSIKFNEVDWTLVVKKVKPEPRAVVEESAKDE, encoded by the coding sequence ATGAAAAGATTTGATTTAAGACACTTAAAAAATGACTTCTACACAAGAATGTTAGAGTTAATGGATAAACAAATTGCTCCTGAAGAGACAGCAATTATTATGTTTGAAATTGGAGATTTTTCTAATATCCAAAAATCAGCCGATGTGATTTATGAAGCTGGTTATACTTTGATGAATTCTATTAAATTTAATGAAGTTGATTGGACATTAGTAGTAAAAAAAGTAAAACCAGAACCAAGAGCTGTGGTTGAAGAAAGTGCTAAAGATGAATAA
- the nuoD gene encoding NADH dehydrogenase (quinone) subunit D: MQQPNRLKPFFENIHFERDDNTMMVNFGPQHPSAHGQLRLILELQGEEVVKSRPMIGYLHRGMEKMAENMIYNEFLPTTDRMDYIAATSNNYGYALAIEQLLGIVAPRRAEIIRTMLLELNRITSHLFWLATHALDVGAMSMFLYCFREREYAMDLIEDYCGARLTHSAVRIGGVPLDLPANWTADCLSFLDVLETELKTYEGLLTENRIWKMRLENVGVITQEMAKDWGCSGIILRGSGIKWDLRKEMPYGIYPELDFDIPISHTNDSYGRYKICIAEMRESSKILKQLVPMYEESDTQLMAHAPNYISAPKEQIMTQNYSLMQHFVLVTQGMRPPVGEVYVATESPKGELGYFVVSDGSPYAYRMKLRTPSFQHTAILEELLVGCQLADVVTIIGNLNIVFGEIDR, translated from the coding sequence ATGCAACAACCAAATAGACTAAAACCTTTTTTTGAAAATATTCACTTTGAGCGTGATGATAATACTATGATGGTGAACTTCGGTCCACAACATCCATCTGCTCATGGTCAATTAAGACTTATTTTAGAACTTCAAGGTGAAGAAGTTGTTAAATCAAGACCAATGATTGGATACCTTCATAGAGGTATGGAAAAAATGGCTGAGAATATGATTTATAATGAATTCTTACCAACAACAGATAGAATGGATTATATCGCTGCAACTTCAAATAACTACGGTTATGCCTTAGCAATTGAGCAACTTTTAGGCATTGTTGCTCCAAGACGAGCTGAAATTATTAGAACTATGCTTTTAGAACTAAATAGAATTACTTCACATCTTTTTTGGCTTGCAACTCACGCTCTTGATGTAGGAGCAATGTCTATGTTCCTTTACTGTTTTAGAGAAAGAGAATATGCAATGGACTTAATTGAGGACTATTGTGGAGCAAGACTAACACATAGTGCTGTTAGAATTGGTGGAGTTCCTTTGGATTTACCAGCTAATTGGACAGCAGATTGTTTATCATTTTTAGATGTATTAGAAACAGAACTTAAAACTTATGAAGGGCTTTTAACTGAAAATAGAATCTGGAAAATGAGACTTGAAAATGTTGGAGTTATTACACAAGAAATGGCAAAAGATTGGGGCTGTTCAGGAATTATTTTAAGAGGTTCTGGAATCAAATGGGATTTAAGAAAAGAGATGCCGTATGGAATCTATCCTGAACTTGATTTTGATATTCCTATTTCACATACTAATGACTCTTATGGAAGATATAAAATCTGTATTGCTGAAATGAGAGAATCTTCAAAAATTTTAAAACAGTTAGTTCCTATGTATGAAGAGTCAGATACTCAATTAATGGCTCATGCTCCAAATTATATTTCAGCTCCAAAAGAGCAAATAATGACTCAAAACTACTCTTTAATGCAACACTTTGTTTTAGTAACTCAAGGTATGAGACCACCAGTTGGTGAAGTTTATGTTGCAACTGAATCTCCAAAAGGAGAACTTGGTTATTTTGTAGTAAGTGATGGAAGTCCTTATGCATATAGAATGAAACTGAGAACCCCAAGTTTTCAACATACAGCAATTTTAGAAGAGCTTTTAGTTGGATGTCAATTAGCCGATGTGGTTACAATTATTGGTAACCTAAACATCGTGTTTGGTGAAATAGATAGATAG
- a CDS encoding NADH-quinone oxidoreductase subunit C: protein MRKYTPKNSVQKEAYFSDRFFVSPIVPRYEINSDEIFSKDFQKISNLINIKDAYIEHTHLVLHINKNSIIEAMNFLKNELEYDILIEMSAIDYLATRDGYEIFYEMLSMSKHKRLRVKCFLQKDEAIESVTSIFKSANWSEREMYDMLGVKVANHPNLKRIIMPDDWYDHPLKKTYPLQGDEVASWYEVDKIFGKEARDIIGPELRDSAAIDRYDTTRFARLGHEVPFDTDISQFEPETNISYQEENTSKIMKKLKPEESVVLKRRR from the coding sequence ATGAGAAAATATACGCCAAAAAATAGCGTTCAAAAAGAAGCTTATTTTTCTGATAGATTTTTTGTATCTCCTATTGTTCCTAGATATGAAATAAATTCAGATGAAATTTTTTCAAAAGATTTTCAAAAAATATCAAATCTTATAAATATTAAAGATGCTTATATTGAACATACTCATTTAGTCTTGCACATAAATAAAAATTCAATTATTGAAGCTATGAATTTTTTAAAAAATGAACTTGAATATGATATATTAATTGAAATGTCAGCTATTGATTATTTAGCTACTCGTGATGGGTATGAGATTTTTTATGAAATGTTATCAATGTCAAAACATAAAAGATTAAGAGTTAAATGTTTTTTACAAAAAGATGAAGCAATAGAATCTGTGACTTCAATTTTCAAGTCAGCTAATTGGTCAGAGAGAGAAATGTATGACATGTTAGGTGTAAAAGTAGCAAATCATCCAAACTTAAAAAGAATTATCATGCCAGATGATTGGTATGACCATCCATTGAAAAAAACTTATCCACTTCAAGGTGATGAAGTTGCATCTTGGTACGAAGTTGACAAAATTTTTGGAAAAGAAGCTAGAGATATTATTGGGCCAGAACTTAGAGATTCCGCTGCAATTGATAGATACGATACAACAAGATTTGCAAGACTTGGGCATGAAGTTCCATTTGATACAGATATTTCTCAGTTTGAACCTGAAACTAATATCTCTTATCAAGAAGAGAATACTTCAAAAATTATGAAAAAATTAAAACCTGAAGAATCAGTTGTTTTAAAAAGAAGAAGGTAA